From the Paenibacillus sp. MMS20-IR301 genome, the window AGGCAGTAAAGAAACAAATTCCATTCTCAGTGGCTTTTCCGAACAGTACGGCTGCCAAAGATGTGAACCGGCTTGCGCTTAGCTATCTGGCTGCTGATTCAGTAGAAACCACAAAAGTACAAGGCATCAAGGGATTTATCAGCAAGTGGTTGAAACGAAAATAATAAATGTTCTGAATTTGAGGGACAGAGGTGGAACTGCTATGAGGCCATATAAAGTTCTGGTCGTTGATGATTCTGCATTCATGCGGAAGATCATTTCCGACTTAATTGAAAATGATAAGGACTTTCAGGTGACGGCAACGGCGTCTAACGGCCGTGAGGCTATTGAGAAGGTGAATCAGCTTCGTCCGGATCTGGTTACAATGGATGTGGAAATGCCGGAAATGAACGGTCTGGAAGCGCTGAAAGTAATAATGGCCCAGCATCCGCTTCCAGTCATAATGCTGTCAGGGATTAATGAGGAAGGGATGAAGGAAACGATTCTGGCTTTGGAATGGGGGGCTTTCGATTTCATCCGAAAGCCATCCATTTCAAACTCGCAGGATATCATCGCTGTCGGGGAATCCCTCCGGGAACAGATGAAGGAGGCCATGCTGGCACGCGAGCAGCGTGAAGCGCGCGCTACAGCCGTTAAGGCTGCTGAACCGCCAGCCCTGCCGTCTCCTCCGCCTGCACCGCGAAGTATTGCCCAGCCTGTGAAGCGGAAGCTGGAGCAGGCGGGGAAGGAACCGGAACCGCCAAACAAGCCGGTTAAGGGGATGCAGAAGCCGGCAGGCGGATTGCCGCCTGTGCAGGAGCAAAGCAAGAAGGCGGCTGCACAGGCCGGAGAGGTCATTGCTCCGGGGCGTACGGTTAAGCCGGCATCTGCGGTATCAAAGCCTGCTTCCGAGCGCTTCCGCAGCCGCAGCAAGGAGGATTCTGCAGCAGCTTTGTCTGAGAGCCGGCCTGCTCCTGTTGCCGCTGCGGGTTCAGAGCCGCCTGCAGCTCCGGTAAGCCCGTTAAGCGGAAACCGCGGGCTGCGCAAGCTGGTAGCGGTTGGATGCTCTACCGGCGGGCCCAGAGCCCTCAAAGCTTTCCTGGAGAATATTCCCGGTGATTTCCCGGCACCGATTGTTATTGTCCAGCATATGCCGCCTAACTTTACCAAGTCGCTGGCCCAGCGCCTGAACACCTTCAGCGCTCTGGAAGTGGCTGAAGCAGAGCATGGCATGGTGCTGCGGCAGGGGGCTGCGTATATTGCTCCTGGCGGATATCATCTGAAGGTGGCTCAGGCAGCAGGAGGCCAGTACATCATTGAGCTTACCAAGGAGGAGGCCCGCAACGGGCACCGCCCTTCTGTGGATACCCTGTTCGAATCGGTGCTGCAATTAACATCACTTGAACGCCATGCGGTTATAATGACCGGGATGGGCAGTGACGGCGCCCGGATGATGAAGGCACTGTACGACTCGGGCGTAACATCAACCTTTGCTGAAAGTGAAGAGACTTGTGTTGTTTATGGAATGCCGCGTTCTGCGGTGGAATTACAATGTGTGAAACATGTCCTGCCTTTGCCGGAAATAGCGCCAAGGCTGGTCCAAGCGGTTAAATAAAGGAAAAGCGAACTCGAAGGGAAGGTACCCGCTCATGGACATGAACCAATATTTATCCATGTTTATTGATGAGTCAAATGATCATCTGCAGTCATTGAACGAAAGCATGATGGGCCTGGAAGCAAATCCTGAAGATCTCAGTATTGTCCAGGTAATTTTCCGCTCCGCCCATACCCTGAAAGGTATGGCGGCAACAATGGGTTTTGAGGATTTGGCTTCTCTGACACACCAGATGGAAAATGTGCTGGATCTGGTGCGCAACAATAAGCTGCGGATGCAGGATTTCATCTTTGACACCCTGTTCAAGAGCCTTGACGCTCTGGAGTCCATGGTCGAGAATATCACCGGCGGCGGCGACGGCAAAGCTGATGTCTTTGCAATTGTAGCTGCACTTCAGGCGATTGTCCGCGGTGAAATTCCGGCTGCCGGAGGGGCGGCTGCTGAAGTTACAGCGGCTAAACCCGGGAACACCACAGATGCACAGGTATACCTGGATGAATTCCAGTACTCGGTGCTGGAGCAGTCACTGCAGGAGGGGCATCAGGTACTATATGTGGATGTCGCCATCCGCAAGGATTGTCAGCTCAAGGCAGTGCGGGCATACATGGTCTTTGATCTGCTGGAGCG encodes:
- the cheB gene encoding chemotaxis-specific protein-glutamate methyltransferase CheB — encoded protein: MRPYKVLVVDDSAFMRKIISDLIENDKDFQVTATASNGREAIEKVNQLRPDLVTMDVEMPEMNGLEALKVIMAQHPLPVIMLSGINEEGMKETILALEWGAFDFIRKPSISNSQDIIAVGESLREQMKEAMLAREQREARATAVKAAEPPALPSPPPAPRSIAQPVKRKLEQAGKEPEPPNKPVKGMQKPAGGLPPVQEQSKKAAAQAGEVIAPGRTVKPASAVSKPASERFRSRSKEDSAAALSESRPAPVAAAGSEPPAAPVSPLSGNRGLRKLVAVGCSTGGPRALKAFLENIPGDFPAPIVIVQHMPPNFTKSLAQRLNTFSALEVAEAEHGMVLRQGAAYIAPGGYHLKVAQAAGGQYIIELTKEEARNGHRPSVDTLFESVLQLTSLERHAVIMTGMGSDGARMMKALYDSGVTSTFAESEETCVVYGMPRSAVELQCVKHVLPLPEIAPRLVQAVK